ATGACGACATTTAATCACAATCGTCACAcggatttttaaaatatttgtttaaCCAgctaaaaacaaaagaaaataaatgacgCTTAGATGTACGTGTGAGGCCAAAGATCTTAGTTCGAGTCTATCGTCATGcgatctttaaaattatttatttattttacaagtCAAGAAAATGATGTGGTGTGTGCGTTGACAGAGCGGTTAATGTCTGAGGCCAAATATCTCAAATTTAAGTCCACCGTAATGTACTCTAATCTTtatcacaaaaaaataaaattaaaaagtttatATCTAGAGAaagaattatataaatattttgaagaAACTCTGATAATCAATtatataattcaaataaataaaaataataattatacacCATATTTTGAATGAGTGAAGCCTAGTTAATTATCTTAAGatcataataattaaaatataagaaaaaaataattataacttgtaaatttaaagtgAAGCACATTAAATTAATTGTGGAGGACCCCATGCTGGGCATAGGGGTGCTGAAAATAAACTCTTCTAATGTTTTTTGTCTTTTACTTGTAACAACTCATGATGTTTTCGATATTAGGAAATTGTTTATTATTTCTTCTGTTTCAATATAATAATACCATGAATGTCTTATTACTGATATTATAAAAGCATTTCAGCATAtgtatttttgtataattttacaAGATCCACAAAATACGCGCTTCTCTTATTAACATTAAACACTGCCAACTTGTATTTAATAAATCCAATATGCTATCATAAAAAGCCACGTGGCAGTGACTTTTGAAATAAATGAATATTGTAGTGaagaaattataaatattgaCTGTATGAACTAATCTTCGTTTCATACATATCATCTAACCTCGTAAgcaaatgggatcctctgtcctaaaatatagtgtgtaccacgtgtaccactctttatttctttatatttataaattattttttatttcattttaatttattatgcttttatatattattaagataattaacaagggttcactcatccatttagggtttataattatttttttatatttatttgaattaataatagattatttgggttcattaattcaaagttagggtatataattttttaaattttaatttttcaatgataaatactaattagagtttataataatataataatttttattttttaaaaaataatttataaaataaagaaatgaagtgtggtacacgtggtacacacaatattgtgggacagaggatcccatctgccTCGTAAGTAGCTAATGCGGAAATATAGCTTCAATAGAAAACAATGAGAATTTCGATTATAAAAGGTGTTAAACGAAATAAAATATCGAGtacattttctttatatataaaccctaattaaatcCTAAAAAGTCAGCATAGGATAAGGAGGACTTTGTCAGTCAGAGCTCTTAGGATATGCTTGATATGTTGGATTGCAATGAGAGGAGATGGAAGTAGGAATGCAATGGAGGGAGGAAATAAATGAGAAACATTGAGAATTGAATGGCATAGCATGATAGGTTGAAGGAATGACTGttctcatatatatacatatagggaTGATGATTCCAAATGGAATAGTAATTCCTAATAAAAAATGTACTAAACAAAGGAATGGAAGAGGTATGATTAATCATTATTTCATACTACTCGGTGCTCGATCAAGAGTCGAGTATCAAGCATTGAGACGTATTAGAATCGATGCTGATGCTCCATTCCATCTAATCAAGCATGTTCTTGATATTGTCATATATCAATCATCTATGAATACAATAAGagacgtttactttgcatgattgagtatttttatcctgaAGAATATGATTTCACCTATATccaatgggataagaatcaaccAAAACTAGCTTGTTCAGTAAAATTGTTGACGTATTCGGAaaagttattgacttattcgaCACCGACATTTCTTTCTCCAGTCACTCTATATTTAACATTCTCTATTGATCTTTATGAACAATTCTATATTATTCGTTCTGAATAAGTTAATAACTTTACCCAATAAATCAAGAGACCGCATGaatatacatttattcataaaaattccACCTTATTTAGTAAAATTGTTGGTGTATTCAGTAAATTTATCAACTTATTTAGACCGCCTTTCTCTTTCTCTGTACATTTAGCATTATCTATTGATATCTTCCCTATAAATATAATTTGGTAATGGAATGATGAGTCACTTCTTTGGATTGTTAGGTGGAACGACTTCATTTTATTGGGTGAGGTGGAAAAAAAGTTAAAGATAAGAATTTAGAGAGGGTAACTCATCGTTCCATTGTCAAATTTTGTATAgcaagataatttttttttttaaaaaaacctaATCGTTGAGGGTTTGTAAATAGAAAACGAAAGTTGGGGACATTCTTTGAAATTAAAACTAACGAAACTTGAGGATACAAAATATGATTAATCCAAAAGGAATTAAGATATGTTATATGAGTGTGTTGGCTTAGTGGTAGAGTGACTAATGCCTGAAGAAATACATTACaacttattaattttttttatttattgttcttctatttcttctctACGAATGGCAGAAACTAGAAGCTATTCTCAGGCTGTCAAGTTTAAACcctgatgaataaaaattacaCAAAGCAAAAGAAAAGATTAAAGAggaattaaatataaaaaaatgcgGGTTGTGGCAACACAAAAGATGAGAGTTTCTTGAAAgatgaattttattattattgaaatttctTAATTTTAGATTTGCGAGTGCAGTAATGCCTAATGAGATAAATCTTGGGAAATTGGGTTGTTGAGATCAAGATCTGTAACTGTTCGATGAAATGTGTAGCTACCTGACCTCACACATTgtgtttcattttattttcatatatcagTTGTTTTATCATGTAAGTTGCACATGAATAGAAAAGTTGTTGATCCAGCCTAAAATCCCAAAAAAACACAGCAAGCTATTTAATTAAAGTATATAATATGTAACCTTAATTGCTCTAGACTAGTATAAATACAAGAGAGCTTTGCATGCTCTATTCACCAATCCCAAAGCaaatatctatctatctatctatctatctatctatctatctatctgcATCCATGGCTCCACCACCCGAATTCGACTTCGACTTCTAtctatcatattaaaccttgaactatacccgttttatcaaaaataccctggaACTTTCGAAAtactctctaaaccctcaaagtatcagcgttttatcaaatatatcccgcatctattttccgGCCACCAGAAAAGTGACGTGGCTTGCcggatgccacagtgtaatttaaattttatttcttttaaatgaCATCATTTAATAATCTCTTTTTCAAATCCACGTCAAATCCAtctgaaaattaataatattcttGCCCAAATAATTACAATTATCATGCTAATAACTTAAATTAAGAATAAACCCTAATCTCTCTATAGCACTTCAAATTCATTGATTACAGACAAGGAAATTCGGCGATTACAAACCTTCGATCTTCAGTTCAGATTCGGCGAAAGAGCACGCCGATTTTTGGATTCAAAGGTCGAAACTACTTTCTTCATTCTGGAACGATTTTCTTGATTTTGAtgtcgaaattaaaaaaatttcatgcCATGTGTGTTTGATTTTTGATAGAGTTTTTTATTGCTTTGTAGGGTAGTGTTTATCTTCCTTTTCTGCTGCACGTGACAGATATAGTGGTCCTCACTTTTCAAGGTCAAAGGTATGGAATTACATTGGTTTCCCTTTTTCTAATTGGTTTTTGTCGTATTAGTGaataattagtgattaattaatagttaattaagtttttttttttttaattttgggttCGCAGGGAATCAGCATGAGTTTTCCAGATCTAATTACTGTTAGAGTGCATTTTGGTGGAAAATTTGAGGGAGAAACGAGCTACATAGGTGGTGAACTTGATATTCTAGAAGAATGGGATTGGTATTCGTGGACCTTTCCTGATTTAGTTGACGGGTATGTTGAACCGGGATGCCATGATCTTATGAAATTTGCTTTTAAAGTTAAGAGCACAGACGACCTTATCTTCTTCAAAGACGAAAATGAATATCGGACCAACATATATAACTGTGTTGATATGGAAAATAAGCGTCTTGATATTTATGTTGACTGTAGGAGTTTGGTTGATAATATTGATGATGCTTTGGATCCTAATGATGGGTTTAACGATTTTGATGTTGATGGTGGAAAGCATATGAATACTGAGGATGATATTGAAGGTTTGGAGAGTTTAGAACCAATTTCTGGGAAGGGTTTTGAGGGCTTGCAAGTTGATGTGGTGAACGAAATGGGTTCCGTTTATGAGGGCGGGGATTTGTCCGAATATGATAAGTCCGATGATTCCATTTATGAAGATGAAGATGCCAAGAAAATTGGAAATATGGTAAAAAATTTGCAATACGATAAGGATTGTGATCCTAAGACTCTAAAATTGCAACTTGGCATGCGATTCGCTGATGTAGCAGAATGCAAGGAGGCGGTGAAGTTGTGGGCGATTGTGAATGGGCATAACATAAAATGGGTAAAATCTGAAGCCGACAGAATACAAGCAAAGTGTGAGCCAGGCTGCCCATGGAAATTGTATGCTAGCAAATTGACTCGTGAGCCAACATGTGTTATCAAGAGATATGTCGGAAAACACGAATGTGTGAGGCCAATCCACAATAGACAAGTCACTTCAGCATGGATAGCAGATCGCTTTTTAGAACATCTCAAAACTAATCCTATGTTGAAGGCCCTCGAATTGCAACGTGAATTGAGAAAGAAATATCAAGTTCGAGCTCCACTCTTGAAGTGCTATAGGGCGAAGAAAAAAGCCATGGACATTATACATGGAACCCTTGAGGGCCACTATGCGAAGATTCGATCATACCTTATGGAGTTGCAAAAAAGAGATAGAGAGGGCACTTTCTTATTGAAGACATACTTGAACCATGAAGAAAAACCAGTTTTTCAGCGGGTGTACTTGGGTTTTTCAGCACTTCGTAAAGGTTTCTTCATTGGATGTCGAAggtttatatcatttgatgcTTGCTTTCTAAAGACCACTATTGGAGGGGCTTTACTTGCTGCAATATCAAAGGATTGCAATCATAAGATGTATCCACTAGCTTGGGCAGTTGTGGAGAAAGAGAATGAAGAGACGTGGATGTGGTTTATGGAGAAGTTGTTTGAGGACCTTAGGATCATTGATGGATTTGGATGGACCTTTATGAGTGATAAGCAAAAGGtataaattattctattttCAACTGCATTTTTGGAACTATAAAAAGTCTGTTATAAGTCCGTTAAGTTGATATTTTCAACTGCATTTTGGGCTGTTATTAGTGTGTTATAGTGGGAATAAGTCTATTAAGTATATATCATGTTAAGTATATATCATGTTGTTGTTAAGTTGCTGTTATAGTGAGAATAAGTTGATGTTATAGTTGCTGTTAATTTGCTGTTAAAGTGGGAATAAGTTGCTGTCATAGTGAGAATAAGTTGCTGTTAAGTTGCTGCTATAGTTGCTGTTATACTTACTGTTATAGTTGCTGTTATAGTGGCTGCTATTGAGGTTGAGATTGGGAGTTGATAGTTTTCTATACACAGGGGTTGATTAATGCAGTCCATACATTGGCGCCAAATGCTGAGCACCGACATTGTGCTCGACATATTTATGCAAATTGGAAGAAAAAATGGCCAGGGGTGAAGTTTCAAATCCTTTTCTGGAATATAGTGAAAAGCACTTGCATGTCCGATTATAATGCACAGTTGGCTGAACTGAGGGCAGAATCTAGCGATGCGGCTGAGGACTTTTTGATTCAAAATCCTAAAAGTTTTTGTAAGTCTCACATCAACTCTTACAACAAGTTGGACATTGTCGATAACAATATATGTGAATCTTTTAATAGCTACATACTTAAGTTCAGGGATAGTCCTTTGATTGACATGCTTGATGGGATAAGATTGTTGCTAATGAGAAGGTTATATGATTTGCATAAACTTTCCGAAGGTCGAAAAGATGTCTTGTGTCCCAACATTAGGATTAAATTAGAGCATGATTTGAATGAAATCAAACATTGTGACGTTGCACCGGCTGTTGGCGGGAAGTATGAGGTACAAAAGTATAATGACACACATATAGTCGATCTAGTTGAGAAGGAATGCAGTTGTCGATATTGGGAGCTCACGGGTTTACCTTGTTGTCATGCTTTGGCATGCATTGTCCATTGTAGGGAAGACTATGCGAAGTTTGTTGATGTGTTTTACCATAGTTCTAATTGGCAATCATGTTATAAGAATGGTTTGCAACCAATTCAAGGAGAAAAAGAATGGCCTCTTGTGAATGAACCACCTGTGCTCCCACCACAATATCAAAAACAGCCCGGTAGGCCCAAAAAAGTAAGAAAACGAGGACATGATGAACCGAAAAAGGTTGGAGACTTATGCTTGTCCAGAAAAGGGAAGGTGAAAATGTCTTGTAGCAAATGTGGTGGCTCTGATCACAATGTTAGGACATGTAAAGCAACCACTTCTCAAAAGGTACTTACATTATCTTTTTCTAAACAAATTTATTGATGTTGCTGTTAAGTTGTTGTTAAGTATATGTGATACGTATATATCAAGTTTTGTGGCTTATTAGCAAGTTTTGTTCAGAGTTTGCATCAAATTTAAGTATATATCATGTTTCTATATATGAGAATGATAGGTATGTTATAagtctaataattaatttttgatgTTGCTGTTAAGTTGTTGTTAAGTATATGTGATACGTTATTTTTTTCTGAACAAAATTTATTAGATAACACAGCCGAAGAAGGCACGAGGAAGACCAAGGAAAGATGCATCTAATTCAAGGAAAGATGCGTCTATCTCAGGTTCTTCTTCAACGTTGGTTGATCAGCCAACAAGATCAAGGTCGAGAGGGAGACCAAGGGGAAGTACTTCAAACCAAGAAAGACCAACAACAGTGAGCTCAGGCCTTGGTTTGTTGCACACTGATACTGGAAATGTGTATCTTATGGTATATTTTACTTTACTTTACTTTTCATGAAAATATTGTGTATTAAAAGATCTTTAATGatacaatattttcataactcAACAGCCTTCAATTGGACGAAGAGTACACGTTATGAATGAACTACGTTCTAGTCAAAGCTCTCAAGTCATCGACGCCCAAACACCTCCGTGATCGTGGAAGCATTTTGTTGAGAGTTTTTTGCTGAACTAATTTTTTGTTGAAAAGGTGTTGGTGAACAAGTTTTGTCACAAGTTTTTGACTGCAAAAAGGAAAACTCAATTATTTCTCAATGGCTCAACTATTAATTCTAATTACTGGATAGCATGTTGCTGAAGATTTTGTGACATATGAATGGTCTGAAATTGAGATAATGATTAAGGTTTATGGTGTTTTTGTTGTCATGAAATTATGGTGTTTCTGTTGTCATCAAATTATGGTGTTTCTGAAGATTTTGTTTTGAGTTTCTGGAATTTCAGAGGTACATAGAAGAGTGACAGAAAGTGCTGATGTAATTATTGTGGTTTGTAGCATAAACACTCAGGTTTCCAGAAAGAGCTAAACAAAAAGCCATAATTTTCTCATTGTTATTATTTAACCTTTGCAGTGAAAGTGAGTTGCAATTGGAGTTTAGACTTAATTGTTTCTATtctttgtttattttcaatcaaCTTAACACGCTGCCAAATGATTTTGGGAATAATTATCTCCAATTCTTCTTTCAATTCATCCACTCTCCCCATTGATTCTCTACACTCGTTTCATGTAAAACCATGATTCGATTCAATTTCTGATTGCGAGCCCGTTTCAGTCAATGAATTATTCTCCTCGGCAAGAAATCTCGACTAGAACTCTCTAAATCATTTCCACGGCGCAGCACTCTATCTCTTCCTTCTCCTTT
The genomic region above belongs to Salvia miltiorrhiza cultivar Shanhuang (shh) chromosome 5, IMPLAD_Smil_shh, whole genome shotgun sequence and contains:
- the LOC131026585 gene encoding uncharacterized protein LOC131026585, which gives rise to MSFPDLITVRVHFGGKFEGETSYIGGELDILEEWDWYSWTFPDLVDGYVEPGCHDLMKFAFKVKSTDDLIFFKDENEYRTNIYNCVDMENKRLDIYVDCRSLVDNIDDALDPNDGFNDFDVDGGKHMNTEDDIEGLESLEPISGKGFEGLQVDVVNEMGSVYEGGDLSEYDKSDDSIYEDEDAKKIGNMVKNLQYDKDCDPKTLKLQLGMRFADVAECKEAVKLWAIVNGHNIKWVKSEADRIQAKCEPGCPWKLYASKLTREPTCVIKRYVGKHECVRPIHNRQVTSAWIADRFLEHLKTNPMLKALELQRELRKKYQVRAPLLKCYRAKKKAMDIIHGTLEGHYAKIRSYLMELQKRDREGTFLLKTYLNHEEKPVFQRVYLGFSALRKGFFIGCRRFISFDACFLKTTIGGALLAAISKDCNHKMYPLAWAVVEKENEETWMWFMEKLFEDLRIIDGFGWTFMSDKQKGLINAVHTLAPNAEHRHCARHIYANWKKKWPGVKFQILFWNIVKSTCMSDYNAQLAELRAESSDAAEDFLIQNPKSFCKSHINSYNKLDIVDNNICESFNSYILKFRDSPLIDMLDGIRLLLMRRLYDLHKLSEGRKDVLCPNIRIKLEHDLNEIKHCDVAPAVGGKYEVQKYNDTHIVDLVEKECSCRYWELTGLPCCHALACIVHCREDYAKFVDVFYHSSNWQSCYKNGLQPIQGEKEWPLVNEPPVLPPQYQKQPGRPKKVRKRGHDEPKKVGDLCLSRKGKVKMSCSKCGGSDHNVRTCKATTSQKITQPKKARGRPRKDASNSRKDASISGSSSTLVDQPTRSRSRGRPRGSTSNQERPTTVSSGLGLLHTDTGNVYLMPSIGRRVHVMNELRSSQSSQVIDAQTPP